In one Solirubrobacterales bacterium genomic region, the following are encoded:
- a CDS encoding AAA family ATPase: MDPSPTAAQAQILETLETTDDNYFLSGQAGTGKSLVLREFVKNTKKNVVVCAPTGLAAAHVDGVTIHSLFHLPVQEHFIGYSPTPHPETDRVLARVDAIVIDEASMVRADMLDAIDQRLQLAREESRAFGDTQIIIIGDLLQLPPVVTPDSRQPINEHYASEFFFDADVCQRADFATIALTEVLRQCDAEFISALKRARIGKIHPQDLALLNQRVARGLVVEDAPTPVLATKNVTVKKHNDRGLASLPGKAQSFVREWRGKDGADAPQDAPCERRIDLKVGCPVLFVRNDQELGVSNGTTGTVIEMDEDQVVVDTKHGELEVEPVKWQVHEYVVVGGGIELHDLGEFLQLPLRLGFALTVHRAQGQTYDQATVDFVEGRPFASGQGYVAVSRVRGLEGLTLTKPLVESDFRASGRALAFLHASVRG, encoded by the coding sequence ATGGATCCCTCCCCAACCGCTGCCCAGGCCCAGATCCTCGAAACCCTCGAGACCACCGACGACAACTATTTCTTGAGCGGCCAGGCCGGCACCGGCAAGTCATTGGTCCTGCGCGAGTTCGTGAAGAACACAAAGAAGAACGTCGTCGTATGCGCGCCGACTGGCCTGGCGGCGGCCCACGTTGACGGCGTCACGATCCACTCGCTCTTTCACCTGCCAGTTCAGGAACACTTCATCGGCTACAGCCCGACGCCCCACCCCGAGACCGACAGGGTGCTGGCGCGAGTGGATGCGATCGTGATCGACGAGGCGTCAATGGTGCGGGCCGACATGCTCGACGCGATCGATCAAAGGCTGCAGCTTGCTCGCGAAGAATCGCGCGCGTTCGGCGACACGCAGATCATCATAATCGGCGATCTGCTGCAGCTGCCGCCGGTGGTCACGCCTGATTCACGCCAGCCGATCAATGAGCACTATGCCAGCGAGTTCTTCTTTGACGCGGATGTCTGCCAGCGCGCCGACTTCGCGACGATCGCGCTGACTGAGGTTCTCAGGCAGTGCGACGCCGAGTTCATTTCGGCCTTGAAGCGCGCGCGGATCGGGAAGATTCATCCGCAGGATCTGGCGCTGCTGAACCAGCGGGTTGCACGGGGTCTTGTGGTTGAGGACGCACCGACGCCGGTACTCGCAACCAAAAATGTGACGGTCAAGAAGCACAACGATCGCGGTCTCGCGTCGCTGCCAGGGAAGGCACAATCGTTTGTGCGCGAGTGGCGCGGGAAGGACGGCGCGGATGCTCCGCAGGATGCGCCGTGCGAGCGCCGCATCGATTTGAAGGTCGGCTGCCCTGTGCTGTTCGTGCGGAATGATCAAGAACTCGGGGTCAGCAATGGGACGACCGGGACCGTGATCGAGATGGACGAGGACCAGGTGGTCGTTGACACAAAGCACGGCGAGCTTGAGGTTGAGCCGGTCAAATGGCAGGTGCATGAGTACGTGGTGGTAGGTGGCGGGATCGAACTGCATGACCTCGGTGAGTTCCTGCAGTTGCCGCTGCGGCTGGGCTTTGCGTTGACGGTGCATCGCGCACAGGGGCAGACCTATGACCAGGCGACGGTGGACTTTGTGGAGGGGCGGCCGTTTGCGAGTGGGCAGGGGTATGTGGCGGTCAGCCGGGTGCGGGGGCTTGAGGGGCTGACGCTGACCAAGCCACTTGTTGAGTCAGACTTTCGGGCTTCGGGGCGGGCGCTGGCGTTTCTGCATGCGAGTGTGCGCGGTTGA
- a CDS encoding type II toxin-antitoxin system VapC family toxin, which yields MQFVIDSSAVMAFLRDEPGADRVAALLESVDSSFANAAFISTVNLAELHQKFGPNMPASLIGTADSVIARADFTARHAEVSGELYGRTRSAGLSLADRACLALATTMELPAITADRAWADVAAGVEVELIR from the coding sequence GTGCAGTTCGTCATCGATTCCAGCGCCGTGATGGCATTCCTTCGCGATGAGCCCGGCGCGGATCGAGTCGCGGCGTTGTTGGAATCGGTGGATTCCTCGTTTGCGAATGCAGCGTTCATCTCGACGGTGAATCTCGCCGAGCTGCATCAGAAGTTCGGACCGAATATGCCCGCGTCGTTGATCGGCACGGCCGACAGCGTGATCGCCCGCGCCGACTTCACCGCGCGACACGCTGAGGTCTCGGGCGAGCTTTACGGCAGAACTCGCAGCGCTGGCCTTTCGCTCGCCGATCGCGCATGCTTGGCGCTCGCCACGACGATGGAGCTACCTGCGATTACCGCCGATCGCGCCTGGGCGGACGTCGCCGCTGGCGTTGAGGTTGAACTCATTCGCTAG
- a CDS encoding AbrB/MazE/SpoVT family DNA-binding domain-containing protein: MPHTHISVQTDARGRLLLPKELRAHLGVEPKGTVSVEARSDGAVILRDPRAQRRRVLENARGSLRDQGGSVDELIAERRTEAKRESDH; encoded by the coding sequence ATGCCTCACACGCACATCTCAGTACAAACTGACGCCCGCGGCCGCTTGTTACTACCGAAGGAGCTGCGCGCGCACCTGGGCGTTGAGCCAAAGGGCACTGTCAGCGTTGAGGCGCGGTCCGATGGCGCGGTGATCCTGCGGGATCCGCGAGCGCAGCGACGCCGCGTTCTCGAAAACGCCCGGGGCAGCCTTCGTGATCAAGGCGGTTCCGTCGACGAACTGATCGCCGAACGTCGCACCGAGGCCAAGCGCGAATCAGACCACTGA
- a CDS encoding DNA topoisomerase IB — protein MPRLARSDCAKPGITRVRSGRGFCYATETGGKLSDSETRERIDALAIPPAWTEVWICPRENGHLQATGVDAAGRKQYLYHEAWRAAKDREKFDEMLDFAAALPRLRARVSKDLRQRELTRERVLGCALRLLDLGFFRIGTEGYAEQNETFGLATIRRDHVQIEDGHAIFDYRAKSGKQRVQAISEPGVVRVIDAMLKRRGGSEELLAYKDGRRWRDVVSIDINDRIKELTGADYSAKDFRTWNGTVLAAVSLAAKRELVPTESKRKRAKSAACREVAYFLGNTPSVARSSYIDPRVFDRYDSGWTIAARVEELGGPEAFVDPERRVAIEDAVRDLIEDRKTASPALEKSPVKRA, from the coding sequence ATGCCGAGGCTCGCGCGCTCGGATTGCGCCAAACCAGGGATCACCCGCGTGCGCAGCGGTCGCGGCTTTTGCTACGCAACCGAGACGGGAGGCAAACTCAGCGACTCGGAAACGCGCGAGCGCATCGACGCGCTCGCGATCCCACCAGCCTGGACCGAGGTCTGGATCTGCCCGCGTGAGAACGGCCACCTTCAAGCGACCGGTGTGGATGCCGCCGGCCGCAAGCAGTACCTCTACCACGAAGCTTGGCGCGCCGCCAAGGACCGCGAGAAGTTCGACGAGATGCTTGACTTCGCGGCTGCTCTGCCCAGGTTGCGCGCGCGTGTCAGCAAGGACTTGCGCCAGCGAGAGTTGACGCGCGAGCGAGTACTCGGATGCGCGCTGCGTCTGCTCGATCTCGGCTTCTTTCGGATCGGCACGGAGGGCTACGCCGAACAGAACGAGACCTTCGGCCTGGCGACGATCCGTCGCGACCACGTGCAGATCGAGGATGGCCACGCGATCTTCGACTACCGGGCGAAGTCGGGCAAGCAACGCGTTCAGGCGATCTCCGAGCCCGGCGTCGTCCGCGTGATCGACGCGATGCTAAAGCGGCGCGGCGGTAGTGAGGAGTTGCTCGCCTACAAAGATGGACGCCGATGGCGCGACGTCGTCTCGATCGACATTAATGACCGCATAAAGGAACTCACCGGCGCGGACTACTCGGCCAAGGACTTCCGCACCTGGAACGGAACGGTGCTCGCTGCAGTCTCGTTGGCCGCCAAGCGCGAGCTCGTCCCGACCGAGTCAAAGCGCAAGCGCGCCAAGAGCGCCGCATGTAGAGAAGTTGCGTATTTCCTCGGAAACACCCCGAGCGTTGCGCGCTCGTCGTACATAGACCCGCGCGTGTTCGACCGCTACGACAGCGGCTGGACGATCGCCGCGCGTGTAGAGGAACTGGGCGGGCCGGAAGCGTTCGTCGATCCAGAGCGGCGCGTGGCAATTGAAGACGCAGTGCGGGACTTGATCGAGGATCGAAAGACCGCGTCGCCGGCGCTTGAGAAGTCGCCGGTGAAGCGAGCGTGA
- a CDS encoding methyltransferase translates to MIQGASEVYIPSVDSHMLMETFAQRGPQAGSFVLDVCCGSGIQGISAARAGHRVVSVDSQEEAVQATRLNALLNEVELDALRGNLFEPVGNWRFDAVLANPPYVPTPPDGAQAAWCDGGPDGRMVIDRICTQARRVLATGGGLWMVHSSLADIPRSMRMLEAARFDVEIVASEELELGPVSRSRQDYLIGGGFLAEDAAVEQLVVIEARIQG, encoded by the coding sequence ATGATCCAGGGGGCCTCCGAGGTGTACATCCCATCAGTCGATTCGCACATGTTGATGGAGACCTTCGCCCAGCGCGGGCCCCAGGCAGGATCATTCGTGCTCGACGTCTGCTGCGGTAGCGGCATCCAGGGGATCTCGGCAGCGCGCGCCGGCCATCGCGTGGTTTCGGTTGACAGCCAGGAAGAAGCTGTCCAGGCGACCCGCTTGAACGCTTTGCTCAACGAAGTCGAGCTCGACGCCCTGCGCGGGAATCTCTTCGAGCCGGTCGGGAACTGGCGCTTTGATGCCGTGCTCGCCAATCCGCCGTACGTACCCACCCCGCCTGATGGCGCGCAGGCCGCGTGGTGTGACGGCGGCCCAGACGGCCGCATGGTGATCGACCGGATCTGCACTCAGGCTCGCCGCGTCCTCGCGACCGGCGGAGGACTTTGGATGGTCCATTCGTCCCTCGCCGACATCCCGCGATCCATGCGCATGCTCGAAGCGGCGAGATTCGACGTTGAGATCGTTGCCAGTGAAGAACTTGAGCTCGGTCCAGTGAGTCGCTCGCGCCAGGACTACTTGATCGGTGGCGGGTTCCTTGCAGAAGACGCCGCGGTCGAGCAGCTTGTCGTGATCGAGGCGCGCATTCAAGGCTGA
- a CDS encoding Rieske (2Fe-2S) protein, which translates to MSAVVGTAHSVFTAVAHLEDLTVGHPHGVVIEDRPICVLRTDDEVIAFDDRCPHRGHPLSAASCEPGILRCALHGWEFSLPEGQAISPRAPFELELHEVRIVNDVIEVSL; encoded by the coding sequence GTGAGCGCCGTTGTCGGCACGGCGCACTCGGTGTTCACTGCCGTGGCGCATCTGGAGGATCTGACGGTCGGCCACCCGCACGGAGTGGTGATCGAAGACCGGCCGATCTGCGTGCTGCGAACCGACGACGAGGTGATCGCATTCGACGATCGCTGTCCGCACCGCGGTCATCCACTTTCTGCTGCCAGTTGCGAGCCGGGGATTCTGCGCTGCGCCCTGCATGGCTGGGAATTCTCTCTCCCGGAGGGCCAGGCGATCTCGCCGCGCGCGCCATTCGAATTGGAGTTGCACGAAGTCCGCATTGTCAACGACGTAATCGAGGTGAGTCTGTGA
- a CDS encoding iron-containing redox enzyme family protein, with translation MNAHFQIPEDLGIDAAQRLARSAFDDGEPGALEEAHRALYAIYGERVWRAKGSAQATQLLQFRQILEAAFRDQLDRNRAAVSADLTPPASEHGAWFESLALGPHPMDDASWGLYLHETATLDAMKRVVAQRSLFFLREPDPWIYAVPTLSGGAKAGLIDLLLDEYGWGKLDRMHSTIYANLMEALGLETDIDHYEYSTSWQYLATLNHQWMCALDPSFSRRLIGTIYLTEAESPQAMGNYLAAWARLGINDPRVLDFYELHVLADENHRDVALHEVAMPVAAEEGADAAREIAIGIFDGRALEAEFARSERSAVFAAEAAVT, from the coding sequence GTGAACGCACATTTCCAGATCCCAGAAGACCTCGGCATAGACGCCGCCCAGCGACTTGCGCGAAGCGCCTTCGACGACGGTGAGCCAGGCGCACTCGAGGAAGCCCACCGCGCGCTATACGCGATCTACGGCGAACGCGTCTGGCGGGCCAAGGGATCTGCCCAGGCGACCCAGCTCCTGCAGTTCCGCCAAATACTCGAGGCCGCATTCCGCGATCAACTCGATCGCAATCGCGCGGCCGTCTCCGCCGACCTGACTCCGCCGGCATCCGAGCATGGCGCGTGGTTCGAGTCGCTCGCGCTCGGCCCGCACCCGATGGACGACGCCTCATGGGGGCTCTACCTGCATGAGACCGCCACGCTCGACGCAATGAAGCGCGTAGTCGCGCAACGCTCGTTGTTCTTCCTGCGTGAGCCCGACCCATGGATCTACGCAGTCCCAACTCTCTCCGGTGGCGCAAAGGCTGGCCTGATCGATCTCCTGCTCGACGAGTACGGCTGGGGCAAGCTCGACCGCATGCATTCGACGATCTACGCGAACCTGATGGAGGCGCTGGGTCTCGAAACCGATATCGACCACTACGAGTACTCAACCTCTTGGCAGTACCTGGCGACGCTCAACCACCAGTGGATGTGCGCGCTCGATCCATCGTTCAGCAGGCGACTGATCGGGACGATCTATCTGACCGAAGCCGAATCGCCACAGGCGATGGGCAACTACCTCGCCGCCTGGGCGCGCCTTGGGATCAACGACCCGCGCGTACTTGATTTCTATGAGCTGCACGTGCTGGCCGATGAAAATCACCGCGACGTGGCGCTTCACGAAGTAGCGATGCCCGTCGCCGCGGAGGAGGGCGCCGACGCCGCCCGCGAGATCGCGATCGGGATCTTTGACGGCCGCGCGCTTGAAGCAGAGTTTGCCCGAAGCGAGCGCTCGGCAGTCTTCGCGGCCGAGGCCGCGGTCACGTGA
- a CDS encoding crotonase/enoyl-CoA hydratase family protein: MSEVIYERVGAAAVVTINRPERRNAVDGATADQLQAAYESFVADEEALCMVLTGAGGQAFCAGADLKAVESLAPRLMHESGPMGFSREISPKPTIAAIDGWALAGGFELALWCDLRIVAEGSTFGFAERRWGVPLIDGGTQRIARVVGLGRALDLLITGRMVELDEAEQIGLVTRRVPKGEALPAALELVEQVAAFPRETMLADRAALLSGHGRSLEDGLRIEAANGPATMSIAATGAGRFADGAGRGGAGI; this comes from the coding sequence ATGAGCGAAGTGATCTATGAGCGCGTGGGCGCGGCGGCAGTCGTCACGATCAATCGGCCCGAGCGGCGCAACGCAGTGGACGGCGCGACGGCCGATCAATTGCAGGCGGCGTACGAATCGTTTGTGGCCGACGAGGAGGCGCTCTGCATGGTCCTCACCGGCGCGGGCGGGCAGGCCTTCTGTGCAGGCGCGGATCTGAAGGCGGTCGAGAGCCTCGCGCCGCGACTGATGCACGAGTCCGGCCCGATGGGCTTCTCACGCGAGATCAGTCCGAAGCCCACGATCGCTGCAATTGACGGCTGGGCGCTCGCCGGTGGATTTGAACTTGCGCTCTGGTGTGACCTGCGGATCGTCGCCGAAGGCAGCACTTTTGGTTTCGCCGAACGGCGTTGGGGGGTGCCCTTGATCGACGGTGGGACGCAACGAATTGCACGGGTCGTCGGACTTGGGCGCGCGCTTGATCTTCTGATCACGGGGCGGATGGTTGAACTTGACGAGGCCGAGCAGATTGGCCTGGTCACGCGGCGCGTGCCCAAAGGCGAGGCGCTCCCCGCAGCGCTCGAACTCGTCGAGCAGGTCGCCGCGTTTCCACGCGAAACGATGCTCGCCGATCGCGCGGCGCTCCTTTCGGGCCATGGCCGCTCGCTTGAGGACGGATTGAGGATCGAGGCCGCGAACGGACCGGCGACCATGTCGATCGCTGCAACGGGCGCCGGTCGATTTGCAGATGGCGCCGGTCGCGGCGGCGCCGGGATCTAG
- a CDS encoding NUDIX domain-containing protein, which translates to MIDWLAVPSEDSPFDRNVFAPGHATGSCFVVGSDGRAALIFHKNLKLWVQPGGHAEPGETDPSAISTREAEEELGISLAGVVPELFDLDLHRIAARGETPTHLHFDFRTLAVIEPTELAPATDAAEARWLTRSEISAIGVDVGVRRMADKAVLLGLLAA; encoded by the coding sequence ATGATCGACTGGCTCGCCGTGCCGAGCGAAGACAGCCCATTTGATCGGAATGTGTTTGCGCCGGGGCACGCGACTGGAAGTTGTTTTGTTGTCGGGAGCGACGGTCGCGCCGCGCTGATCTTTCACAAGAACCTGAAGTTATGGGTGCAACCCGGCGGACACGCGGAGCCCGGCGAGACCGATCCATCCGCGATTTCCACGCGTGAGGCCGAGGAGGAGTTGGGCATTTCTCTGGCCGGCGTCGTGCCCGAGCTGTTTGACCTTGATCTGCATCGGATCGCCGCGCGCGGCGAGACGCCGACACATCTTCACTTCGATTTCCGCACGCTTGCCGTGATCGAACCGACCGAGCTTGCGCCCGCGACCGATGCCGCCGAAGCCCGCTGGCTCACCCGCTCGGAGATCTCGGCTATCGGCGTGGACGTGGGCGTGCGACGGATGGCAGACAAGGCAGTCTTATTGGGACTGCTGGCCGCTTGA
- a CDS encoding endonuclease/exonuclease/phosphatase family protein, producing the protein MALLIASPWLVMTFVRIFSLDYFWPLIPVVAFTPQILVLMAIPFVLALLLRARYMLIVLVVTAAIIAALLLPRAIGNDQPEARGRSITIFSANLLAGAAEPEPLVAAIERTDPDIIALQEATPDNFKTLKAAGVLAERPYFSGIPQFGTRGYFTVSRWPLKVIPGSGLLGDNWPEMQVGDSGMIFRNIHPSPPLSYGNTPEWKAALAEIPSSRGNRFIAGDFNSTLDHRAFRSVLNRGYRDAADQTGNGFKWTWVVTRTGRLVIDHVLVPTGVNIQGFEVIDLPGSDHDAIVARVQLPR; encoded by the coding sequence TTGGCGCTGCTGATTGCCTCGCCTTGGCTGGTGATGACGTTCGTGCGGATCTTTTCGCTCGACTACTTCTGGCCGCTCATTCCGGTGGTCGCGTTCACGCCGCAGATTCTTGTTTTGATGGCGATTCCGTTCGTGCTCGCTTTGCTTTTGCGTGCGCGGTACATGCTGATCGTTCTGGTGGTGACGGCGGCAATCATCGCGGCGCTGCTTCTGCCACGCGCGATCGGGAACGATCAGCCCGAGGCGCGCGGACGGTCGATCACGATCTTCAGCGCGAACCTACTGGCGGGCGCCGCGGAACCCGAGCCGTTGGTAGCGGCAATCGAGCGAACTGATCCAGACATAATCGCGCTGCAAGAAGCTACGCCGGACAACTTCAAAACGCTGAAGGCCGCAGGCGTACTTGCAGAGCGCCCGTATTTCTCGGGGATACCGCAGTTTGGAACTCGCGGCTACTTCACGGTCTCGCGGTGGCCGCTGAAGGTGATTCCGGGCAGCGGTCTACTTGGCGACAACTGGCCGGAGATGCAGGTGGGAGACAGCGGGATGATCTTCCGCAACATCCACCCGAGCCCGCCGCTGAGCTACGGGAATACCCCCGAGTGGAAGGCTGCGCTTGCCGAGATTCCGAGCTCGCGCGGCAACCGCTTCATCGCTGGCGACTTCAACTCGACGCTCGACCATCGGGCCTTCCGCTCGGTGCTCAACCGTGGCTATCGCGATGCGGCCGATCAGACCGGTAACGGCTTCAAGTGGACCTGGGTGGTGACGCGCACCGGGCGGCTCGTAATTGACCACGTGCTGGTGCCGACGGGCGTGAATATTCAGGGCTTTGAGGTGATCGATCTTCCGGGGAGCGATCACGATGCAATCGTCGCGCGGGTGCAGCTGCCGCGTTAG
- a CDS encoding DUF1697 domain-containing protein, giving the protein MARFAALLRGVNVGPTTRVPMAELRELIGELGGTDVATLLNSGNVVFQIDMSPKTVDGEIGRAISERFGFQVDVVCCTKQQLESVLAHDPFGKVASDDSKYVIAFMSTPPRAAAVKPVLAAEYPNGELCALKGREFYVWTPNGVSGSKSLEAFGKSKAVDYMTVRNVRTLKKIIAIL; this is encoded by the coding sequence GTGGCGCGTTTCGCAGCGCTGTTGCGTGGGGTGAACGTTGGACCGACCACGCGCGTCCCGATGGCCGAACTGCGCGAGCTGATCGGGGAACTCGGCGGCACCGATGTGGCGACGCTGCTCAACAGCGGCAACGTCGTCTTCCAGATTGACATGTCGCCGAAGACCGTGGACGGCGAGATCGGCAGGGCGATCAGCGAACGCTTCGGCTTTCAGGTGGATGTGGTCTGCTGCACGAAGCAGCAGCTCGAGTCCGTGCTTGCTCACGATCCATTCGGCAAAGTCGCGAGCGACGATTCCAAGTATGTGATCGCATTCATGTCCACGCCTCCGCGCGCAGCAGCCGTCAAGCCGGTGCTCGCTGCCGAGTATCCGAACGGCGAGCTGTGCGCGCTCAAGGGTCGTGAGTTCTACGTTTGGACGCCGAACGGAGTGTCCGGGAGCAAGTCGCTTGAGGCCTTTGGCAAATCAAAGGCCGTGGATTACATGACGGTGCGCAACGTACGCACGCTCAAGAAGATCATCGCGATCCTCTAA
- a CDS encoding AAA family ATPase: protein MSAELRGLGDDALLQATERHAHARALLTSALKSGDASHAYLFHGPRGVGKADAARAFAAALLAEGARDQESSFGRAMRGSHPDLTWVTPSGAHEMLLADIETPVVRGATRTPMEGARRVFVIDRIETMSDAVANSMLKTLEEPAQYVHFVLMTAQPERVLPTISSRCQTVRFDAIPASAIAAILESEGIEADRAASCAALSSGDVALARELAGEDGDAMRSEAGRIVGCALRGVSGRERPWEGVLSRAQEAGELEEQRTLARLEADLEAFPSGREKTAAHKVGEQAAHRIARRVRSDSLDRSLRICALLLRDIAAAAGGAPDLVLAQDRATSIVKSADGRALAPLIDAAHAVEATRRQLGRNVAEELTLQALSFRLDRLLAGV from the coding sequence GTGAGCGCAGAACTCCGAGGCTTGGGCGACGACGCCCTGCTCCAGGCAACCGAACGGCACGCCCACGCCCGCGCGCTGCTGACCTCGGCACTTAAATCCGGCGATGCCTCGCACGCCTACCTTTTCCATGGTCCGCGCGGAGTCGGCAAGGCAGATGCGGCCCGCGCGTTCGCCGCAGCGCTGCTCGCCGAGGGCGCGCGCGATCAGGAATCTTCGTTCGGTCGCGCGATGCGTGGATCGCACCCGGACCTCACTTGGGTCACGCCCAGCGGCGCGCACGAGATGCTGCTCGCCGACATCGAAACGCCCGTCGTACGCGGTGCGACCCGCACACCAATGGAGGGCGCCAGGCGAGTCTTCGTGATCGACCGGATAGAGACGATGTCTGATGCCGTCGCCAACAGCATGCTCAAGACGTTGGAGGAGCCTGCCCAGTACGTGCACTTCGTGCTGATGACCGCGCAGCCCGAGCGCGTGCTGCCGACCATTTCGTCCCGCTGCCAGACCGTTCGCTTTGACGCCATCCCGGCGAGCGCGATCGCTGCAATCCTGGAATCGGAGGGCATCGAAGCCGACCGCGCCGCAAGCTGCGCCGCACTCTCTTCCGGAGACGTCGCACTCGCACGCGAACTCGCCGGCGAGGACGGCGACGCGATGCGCAGCGAGGCCGGCCGGATCGTCGGCTGCGCGCTGCGCGGAGTGAGTGGCCGGGAGCGCCCGTGGGAGGGAGTGCTCTCGCGCGCCCAGGAGGCCGGCGAACTCGAAGAGCAACGCACCCTCGCCCGGCTCGAAGCAGATCTCGAGGCCTTCCCGAGCGGCCGCGAGAAGACCGCCGCGCATAAAGTAGGTGAGCAGGCCGCGCACCGCATCGCCCGCCGTGTGCGTTCAGACTCGCTCGATCGATCACTCAGGATTTGCGCGCTGCTTCTACGTGACATCGCCGCGGCCGCAGGTGGCGCCCCGGACCTCGTGCTCGCGCAGGACCGCGCAACCTCGATCGTCAAGTCCGCTGACGGCCGCGCGCTCGCTCCGCTGATCGACGCCGCTCACGCAGTCGAGGCGACCCGCCGCCAGCTCGGCCGCAACGTCGCCGAAGAACTCACCCTCCAGGCTCTGAGCTTTCGGCTCGACCGATTGCTCGCGGGGGTCTGA
- a CDS encoding DUF418 domain-containing protein: MRRIELVDARDRARPWIIAGFYILQSVLMGLVFYGYGLGQFGRLSSSEVMLTAIAIHALLLVFGHLWMQRHIYGPLEWLLRALTNWERPAWRAPVGTIAP, encoded by the coding sequence GTGAGGCGCATCGAGTTGGTTGACGCCCGGGATCGAGCGCGCCCCTGGATCATTGCTGGCTTCTACATCTTGCAGTCGGTACTGATGGGGCTTGTCTTCTACGGGTATGGACTCGGTCAGTTCGGCAGGCTCTCGTCGTCTGAGGTCATGCTGACCGCGATCGCGATCCACGCGCTGCTTCTGGTTTTCGGTCATCTCTGGATGCAGCGCCACATCTACGGACCGCTCGAATGGCTGCTCCGCGCGTTGACCAATTGGGAGCGCCCGGCGTGGCGCGCGCCGGTCGGTACGATCGCCCCGTGA
- the tmk gene encoding dTMP kinase, whose protein sequence is MTDGGYFISFEGIDRSGKSTQASVLAAELGDRAMLVREPGGTIFSERVRGILKDPEVPLASRAEALLFAAARADLVATVIRPALNEGKIVIADRFIDSSLAYQGVARGLGVEAIKTLNHWAGDAVMPNITILVEIDPLVAISRGAEEHDRFEDEGATFQRKVAEAYDRLARENPGRIIRVDGDRGPDEVAMDIRKIVFDRLGLTLA, encoded by the coding sequence ATGACAGATGGCGGCTATTTCATCTCCTTCGAGGGCATCGACCGCTCTGGCAAGAGCACCCAGGCGTCGGTGCTTGCCGCTGAACTCGGCGATCGCGCGATGCTGGTCAGAGAGCCCGGCGGGACGATCTTCAGCGAGCGCGTGCGCGGCATCCTCAAAGACCCCGAGGTTCCGCTGGCCTCCCGCGCAGAGGCCCTGCTCTTCGCCGCAGCTCGCGCTGACCTCGTCGCAACCGTGATCCGCCCCGCGCTCAACGAAGGCAAGATCGTGATCGCTGATCGCTTCATCGACTCCTCGCTGGCCTACCAGGGCGTCGCGCGCGGACTCGGGGTCGAGGCGATCAAGACGCTCAACCACTGGGCCGGCGACGCGGTGATGCCCAACATCACGATCCTCGTCGAGATCGACCCGCTGGTCGCAATCTCGCGCGGCGCTGAGGAGCACGACCGCTTTGAAGATGAGGGAGCAACCTTCCAACGCAAGGTCGCCGAGGCTTACGACAGGCTCGCAAGAGAAAACCCCGGCCGAATCATCCGAGTGGACGGCGACCGCGGACCAGATGAAGTCGCGATGGACATCCGCAAAATCGTCTTTGACCGACTCGGCCTGACACTCGCGTGA